A window of Drosophila subobscura isolate 14011-0131.10 chromosome E, UCBerk_Dsub_1.0, whole genome shotgun sequence contains these coding sequences:
- the LOC117890967 gene encoding mucin-17 — protein sequence MRFARILPLLWLWAWTCLGPATAYPNTQQQHQKQQQPLVTYSTTSTTSSSQSNGRASGPLLQPAFVYDAAMPQQDEKEVTSSTSYSQPETEASPSKKVIGSSVASSVGAVVLDGNEPQFTDALGHKVPKPQPSLQVASPIDLLNPDRYEFYTFDEHGELVKRLMTMQEIQSIVANGDGEGPSIIHTAPPLSEPNPEKNVQDIVDSVQSVLNKEVASSSAKNSSGELLLPLLDTPDVSSSWSLILPAIFGNTGDDLFLQQKPQQIVMTPESELVEASTQAAPSPSPSRATKKPKPAKRKPGNKRKPPSTSTSTTEVTPQVVQEELDPMESVYTGMQQYQHVAANMQDFDLLHMQPIYQKLPSTTAKPETTTRRVFYNNQEIIHTPTSSSSAPSTTEKTVLNHTLAKKPPNVHRKPSQPPHRVKKPTNGAAAEIGIGTTSQPSGGKQKVKKKTTTTTTTTTTTTTTTTPPPVPSTEAATSQPEAEVSAATTTVRTPAATTPKKKKRKPTRTPGTGTGAASSSKPSKPKRKPTTKPKPGQIQAGETSAPQQGVTQKPTRPQRPKKKPKPTPTPTPTPITTTTTTKPTTPVPQTTVTSAAEAEPGPTQPPVVISTSTMANTPEPEPQTEPSTTTTTTTAATTKTTTTTTRPPVVNNQKPHGKPVSSTKRPPNLHHNRIHSKPVHTTLATVTEATKSESYGLVNIIATQATTIPTHHPPVYPVPSYNTDAAQNLSTLFALGDHSPLKKTPLPSLAQLQQQLHQSSPSPAPQLSPDQMLSMDQIVQSLTQDLSAADKSDGDDLDGAGSVPALVPVKYESAETQEQMQTLANKKKVTVTSSTTTSTTSTTTTTPRTTTTVGTTRKPLIAHYGGSTLATMLSEEDSSEVKQSTESATGDKTITTLSSLEDEPEEETPVVLITARPQYFTVTPQPVPLRPFVQTEKATEEEEEPETTELPGETQFLVTTPMASLDEIEATTDKPVVESESESDHVVKFEPLYADVPEAIVTELSEPSSTNGYNQQTDGAGEEQEVPTTEQALRLPVSESSTAADIDADSTEVTPMIADLVQQLNLEMLRPTDQISMANFQTQAATVASTLVDGSNTLVSDVFMNSNETKDELDFLMSDVIQQITQGDQYKPPAKVQPEDDSHRQTNYAQLNTSFLLQPKPKPQRPGEPQRPEEPQKLEKPQSPGVLNKVESETSTEKQQQESTTLKQEATYPSDAFPASPVHVETSTHRIPILSLSQIYAQQQQDEDDEQQLFTNERLDLQSPQAKPTQVPAKQEAIPIPITISNPIVEEPAGDTTETTEAAYTTSAADAITERLQSDALSQETTASEESTTNTNTNIVESYTERSESEEQMPEMLTNGYNEQILMETSSSSSSSTGPFGEGMESIFTTEKTAAEEPTTDATTSSSSHSVTEAALSEEQTTATNVYLDTEDAEEQTSTSEQQLQTEEEEQTADLAASAEDSATNAAQLLPQYSAQPVDDQGQSEQQQEEKVVVVTEIPGDTSVVSSESDMSLSSEQVTEKIELSTVKSQQLDDESMEEISDELTATISEEQDQEQEAEGSPESATETDAVTSAQKLQLDDEDPYVKLGETTASVVRPLPQQDKSSIEAGPEEDSYKVSLPLASYGNHPGDQPDEEDEDDQAGYQSSTIASTTTNAPTTISTTKRLNTLKPVSYFVQPSHLTGYNQLDNQPPKGLPYNANNGGQQLQSSQSQSQLQQRPMQRPASLTNLMASSTQATRPPVKLEPSPESSQGLEASTAHMDEDLHSFARLCNELAFSYWKAITSEKISSARSLVISPFALTSMLSMVFLGARGSTSGEMNEILKLDDMVTFNPHLVFKNITSSVEQAIDSDIATAAFVREIFSDRANGKILPFFKEKTQQLYAGHVEEVNFHVVNDIVRRRTNLLVKRHTMGKVLEYLRTNSVWVNGPLATISANLFQTDCSHGSTSERDGEMFFQVHPTVRQRRLVPIPAVLYRSGFTAGYEPKLDATIVAFGRIQDTVSTIYVMPGHQSSISPMDNLDRLERNLVDMAFGEAQAWSRLLTSLMDRPGMEVQLPRFSHRSFVNASLGLQKMGLKGLFKSDFADLRGLTGAGNKDIFLSDMIQINTFSTCGEEKISEHHHVEMYPAPPLRKRNKDVESSDDDAYDSSEAVVDFGSLVQESALGRGFYDDLLDPKYLELPLPLRPRQARVPDAPRLRFDKPFLYFVRHNPTGMILFMGRFNPRLLP from the exons ATGCGTTTCGCGCGCATTTTACcgctgctttggctctgggCCTGGACCTGCCTGGGGCCGGCCACAGCCTATCCAAAcacgcagcaacagcaccagaagcagcaacagccgctgGTCACCTATTCGACCACCTCAACCACATCATCCAGCCAAAGCAATGGTCGGGCTTCTGGACCACTCCTTCAACCCGCCTTTGTGTATGACGCGGCCATGCCCCAGCAGGACGAGAAGGAAGTGACATCCTCAACATCCTACTCCCAGCCGGAGACGGAGGCATCGCCATCAAAGAAAGTCATCGGTTCCAG TGTGGCCTCATCGGTTGGAGCAGTGGTGCTGGATGGCAACGAACCGCAATTCACCGACGCCCTGGGCCACAAGGTGCCCAAGCCGCAGCCCTCGCTGCAGGTGGCCAGTCCCATAGATCTGCTCAATCCGGACCGCTATGAGTTCTATACGTTCGACGAGCACGGCGAGCTGGTGAAGCGTCTGATGACCATGCAGGAAATACAGAGCATTGTGGCCAACGGTGACGGGGAGGGTCCCTCCATCATACACACAGCTCCGCCGCTGTCCGAGCCCAATCCCGAGAAGAATGTCCAGGACATTGTGGACAGCGTGCAGAGTGTGCTGAACAAGGAGGTGGCCTCCAGCTCCGCCAAGAACAGTTCcggcgagctgctgctgcccctgctggaCACCCCTGATGTGTCCTCCTCCTGGTCGCTCATCCTGCCGGCCATTTTCGGCAACACGGGCGATGACCTCTTCCTGCAGCAGAAGCCGCAGCAGATTGTGATGACGCCTGAGTCGGAGCTTGTAGAGGCCTCCACCCAGGCGGCGCCATCACCATCCCCCTCGCGGGCCACCAAGAAGCCGAAACCCGCCAAGCGGAAGCCGGGCAACAAGCGCAAGccccccagcaccagcaccagcaccaccgaAGTGACGCCGCAGGTGGTGCAAGAGGAGCTGGACCCCATGGAGTCCGTGTACACGGGCATGCAGCAGTACCAGCACGTGGCCGCCAACATGCAGGACTTCGATCTGCTCCACATGCAGCCCATCTACCAGAAGCTGCCCAGCACCACTGCCAAGCCGGAGACCACCACCCGCCGAGTGTTCTATAACAATCAGGAGATCATCCACACGCCCACCTCGTCAAGCAGCGCCCCCTCAACCACCGAGAAGACAGTCCTTAACCACACACTGGCCAAGAAGCCACCAAACGTGCACAGGAAGCCTTCGCAGCCACCACATAGGGTGAAGAAGCCAACTAATGGGGCTGCAGCGGAGATAGGAATTGGCACCACTTCCCAGCCAAGCGGCGGCAAGCAAAAGGTGAAGaagaagacaacaacaacgacaacaacaacaacgacaacaactacaacgacaACCCCACCACCTGTGCCCTCAACTGAGGCAGCGACGAGCCAGCCTGAGGCAGAAGTCAGCGCTGCAACAACCACAGTCCGCACACCTGCTGCAACCACGCCTAAGAAGAAGAAACGCAAGCCCACACGTAcgccaggcacaggcacgggtgcagccagcagcagcaagccatCGAAGCCCAAACGCAAGCCAACCACTAAGCCCAAGCCAGGGCAAATACAGGCGGGAGAAACAAGTGCACCACAGCAGGGGGTCACCCAGAAACCAACAAGGCCCCAGCGTCCAAAAAAGAAGCCCAAGCCTACGCCCACACCTACGCCTACGCCCATCACGACCACTACGACGACGAAACCAACCACTCCAGTGCCACAAACAACAGTCACATCAgccgcagaggcagagccaggtCCCACACAACCGCCAGTTGTGATCTCAACCAGTACCATGGCCAATactccagagccagagccacagacgGAGCCCtcgacgacaacaacaacaacgacagcagcaacaacaaagacaacgacaacgacaaccagACCGCCCGTGGTAAACAACCAGAAGCCGCATGGAAAGCCAGTAAGCTCCACCAAGAGGCCACCAAATCTGCACCACAATCGCATCCACAGCAAGCCGGTACACACGACTCTGGCCACTGTGACGGAAGCAACCAAGTCCGAAAGTTATGGACTGGTCAACATAATTGCAACTCAAGCCACAACCATACcaacccaccacccaccagtGTATCCTGTGCCAAGCTACAATACAGATGCTGCTCAAAATTTGTCCACTCTGTTCGCGCTTGGCGATCATTCCCCCCTGAAGAAGACGCCTTTGCCTTCGTtagcgcagctgcagcaacaattgcaccAAAGCTCGCCATCACCAGCTCCACAATTGTCTCCAGACCAGATGCTCTCGATGGATCAGATTGTGCAGTCCCTGACACAAGACCTCTCCGCCGCAGACAAGTCGGATGGTGATGATCTCGATGGAGCGGGCAGCGTGCCAGCTCTGGTCCCAGTTAAATATGAGAGTGCCGAGACCCAGGAACAGATGCAGACGTTGGCCAACAAGAAGAAGGTAACAGTGACCAGTAGTACAACAACGTCAACaacctcaacaacaacaacgactcCCAGAACGACGACTACTGTCGGTACGACGAGAAAGCCACTCATCGCTCACTATGGAGGAAGCACTTTGGCCACCATGCTTTCAGAAGAGGATAGCAGCGAGGTGAAGCAATCCACAGAGTCAGCAACGGGAGATAAGACGATAACGACACTCAGCAGTCTGGAGGATGAGCCGGAAGAGGAGACTCCCGTGGTACTGATCACGGCCAGACCGCAGTACTTCACTGTGACCCCGCAACCAGTTCCCCTTAGGCCGTTTGTTCAGACAGAGAAGGCaaccgaggaggaggaggagccagaGACCACGGAGTTGCCTGGAGAGACGCAGTTCCTGGTGACCACGCCCATGGCTAGTCTGGACGAGATCGAAGCGACCACCGACAAGCCCGTAGTCGAGTCCGAATCCGAGTCCGATCATGTGGTGAAGTTTGAGCCGCTCTATGCGGATGTGCCGGAGGCAATTGTCACCGAGCTCAGCGAGCCAAGCTCCACGAATGGATACAACCAGCAGACAGATGGGGcaggggaggagcaggaagtACCCACCACAGAGCAGGCACTGCGTCTGCCTGTCTCGGAAAGCAGCACTGCCGCCGACATCGATGCGGACAGCACCGAGGTAACGCCCATGATAGCCGACCTGGTGCAGCAACTCAATCTGGAGATGCTGAGGCCAACGGACCAGATATCCATGGCAAACTTCCAGACACAGGCTGCGACGGTGGCCTCCACCCTGGTGGATGGCAGCAACACCCTCGTCTCGGATGTGTTTATGAACTCCAATGAGACCAAGGACGAGCTTGATTTCCTCATGTCCGATGTTATACAGCAGATAACCCAAGGGGATCAGTACAAGCCGCCAGCCAAGGTCCAGCCCGAGGATGACTCGCATCGGCAGACCAACTATGCCCAGCTGAACACATCTTTCCTGCTGcagccgaagccaaagccacagagGCCCGGGGAACCACAGAGGCCCGAGGAACCACAGAAGCTCGAGAAGCCACAGAGCCCCGGCGTGCTAAACAAAGTGGAATCGGAGACGTCAAcggagaagcagcaacaggagagcACAACCCTCAAACAGGAAGCCACTTACCCGAGCGACGCCTTTCCAGCAAGCCCCGTCCACGTGGAGACGAGCACGCACCGGATCCCCATCCTGTCGCTGTCCCAAATTTatgcacagcaacagcaggacgaggatgatgagCAGCAACTGTTTACCAACGAACGACTGGACCTGCAGAGCCCGCAAGCGAAGCCAACTCAAGTGCCGGCCAAGCAGGAAGCCATTCCGATTCCCATCACCATCTCCAATCCCATTGTAGAGGAGCCCGCAGGAGACACTACAGAGACTACAGAGGCTGCCTACACTACGAGTGCCGCTGATGCCATCACTGAGCGTCTGCAGTCAGATGCGTTGAGCCAGGAGACCACGGCCAGCGAAGAGTCAAcgaccaacaccaacaccaacattGTCGAGAGCTACACGGAGCGCAGCGAAAGTGAAGAGCAAATGCCCGAGATGTTGACAAATGGTTACAACGAGCAAATTCTGATGGAGACCAGCtcaagctccagctccagcacagGTCCGTTCGGCGAAGGAATGGAATCCATCTTTACCACGGAAAAGACTGCAGCGGAAGAACCAACAACGGacgccaccaccagcagcagcagccactccgTCACGGAAGCAGCCCTGTCAGAGGAGCAGACAACGGCGACAAATGTTTACCTGGATACAGAGGATGCAGAGGAGCAAACATCAACgtcggagcagcagctacagaCAGAGGAGGAAGAACAAACAGCAGATCTGGCAGCCAGTGCGGAGGACAGTGCCACCAACGCGGCCCAACTCCTGCCCCAATATTCCGCACAGCCAGTGGATGACCAAGGCCAAtcagaacagcagcaagaggagaaGGTGGTGGTGGTCACAGAAATTCCCGGAGATACGTCCGTGGTGTCATCCGAATCGGACATGTCGCTCAGCTCCGAGCAAGTCACGGAAAAAATCGAATTGAGCACGGTGAAGTCTCAGCAGCTGGACGACGAGTCAATGGAGGAAATATCTGATGAGCTGACAGCTACCATTTCAGAAGAGCaggaccaggagcaggaggcagagggCTCACCAGagtcagcgacagagacagatgcGGTGACAAGTGCACAGAAATTGCAGCTTGACGACGAGGATCCATATGTGAAACTGGGCGAGACGACGGCCAGTGTGGTGAGGCCGCTGCCCCAGCAGGACAAAAGCTCCATAGAAGCAGGCCCAGAGGAAGACTCCTACAAGGTGAGTCTACCCTTGGCCAGCTACGGCAATCACCCAGGGGACCAGCCagatgaggaggatgaggatgatcAGGCAGGCTATCAGAGCTCCACGATAGCGTCCACCACGACCAACGCTCCCACAACAATCAGCACGACGAAGCGCTTAAATACCTTGAAGCCGGTTTCTTACTTCGTCCAGCCCTCGCACCTGACAGGCTATAACCAACTAGACAACCAGCCTCCAAAGGGTCTGCCCTACAATGCCAACAATGGAGGCCAGCAATTGCAGTCctcccagtctcagtcccagttgCAGCAACGACCGATGCAGAGACCCGCCTCACTGACTAATCTGATGGCAAGTTCCACACAAGCCACCAGGCCGCCAGTGAAGCTGGAGCCGAGTCCGGAATCCTCGCAAGGTCTGGAGGCATCCACGGCGCACATGGACGAGGACCTGCACTCCTTCGCGAGGCTCTGCAACGAGCTGGCCTTTAGCTACTGGAAGGCCATCACCTCGGAGAAGATAAGCTCGGCCAGGAGTCTGGTCATCTCGCCATTCGCCCTGACCTCCATGCTGTCGATGGTGTTCCTGGGAGCACGCGGCAGCACCTCTGGGGAAATGAACGAGATCCTCAAGCTGGACGACATGGTGACCTTCAACCCGCATCTGGTCTTCAAGAACATAACGTCTTCGGTGGAGCAGGCGATAGACAGCGACATAGCCACGGCCGCCTTTGTGCGGGAAATCTTCAGCGACCGCGCCAACGGCAAGATCCTGCCCTTCTTCAAGGAGAAGACACAGCAGCTGTACGCGGGCCACGTGGAGGAGGTCAACTTCCATGTGGTTAACGACATTGTGAGACGGCGCACCAACCTGCTCGTCAAGCGGCACACCATGGGCAAGGTGCTGGAGTACCTGCGGACAAACAGCGTGTGGGTCAATGGCCCTCTGGCCACCATTTCGGCTAATCTATTCCAGACAGACTGCTCCCACGGATCCACGAGCGAGCGGGATGGGGAGATGTTCTTCCAGGTGCATCCCACTGTGCGCCAGCGCCGCTTGGTGCCCATCCCAGCCGTGCTCTATCGGTCCGGCTTCACCGCTGGCTACGAGCCAAAGCTGGACGCCACCATCGTGGCATTCGGGCGCATCCAGGACACAGTGAGTACCATCTACGTGATGCCCGGCCACCAGAGCTCCATATCGCCTATGGACAATCTGGACAGACTCGAACGCAACCTAGTAGACATGGCCTTTGGGGAGGCCCAGGCCTGGAGCAGGCTGCTCACCTCGCTCATGGATCGCCCTGGAATGGAGGTGCAGCTGCCGCGCTTCTCGCACCGCTCTTTTGTGAATGCCTCGCTGGGGCTGCAGAAGATGGGTCTCAAGGGTCTGTTCAAGTCGGACTTTGCCGATCTGCGGGGACTGACTGGGGCCGGGAACAAGGACATATTCCTGTCCGACATGATACAGATCAACACATTCAGCACCTGCGGCGAGGAGAAGATCTCCGAGCACCACCACGTGGAGATGTATCCGGCTCCACCGCTGCGCAAGCGAAACAAAGATGTGGAGAGCAGCGATGACGACGCCTACGACTCCTCGGAGGCTGTGGTCGACTTTGGCTCACTGGTACAGGAGTCGGCCCTGGGACGCGGCTTCTACGACGATCTGCTGGACCCGAAGTATCTGgagctgccgttgccgctgcgtCCGCGCCAAGCGCGTGTTCCGGACGCGCCCCGGCTCCGCTTCGACAAGCCTTTCCTCTACTTCGTCCGCCACAACCCCACGGGCATGATTCTCTTCATGGGACGCTTCAACCCGCGCCTCCTGCCATGA